Below is a window of Humulus lupulus chromosome 2, drHumLupu1.1, whole genome shotgun sequence DNA.
CTTGAATTTCACCACATTAAATGTGAAGCCCACAATTTAAGAATGTCAGACAAAATTTTGGTTTAACCAACCTTTAATGCTGCCACCATCACCCAAAAATCTAATGAATTAATATCAACTTCAGCAGACTTATCATCTATTATCTGTCGTAAATCTGAACCTGTGATGTAAAAGAAACTTTAGCCACCAAATTGACAAAATTTGTTTTAGATTACAAGTTAATATGGTAACAAATTATAAATGAAAAACTCAAGAAAAATGTTTTCCAGGTCCACACTACAACTTGAGAAACATGAAGAAACCTAGGAACAAAAAAACGGAGGATaccctctctttttttttctttttttctttaataagGTTTGACATTGAAAGTTAAGTAATGAATATACATATGCTTTTTAACCTCTGATTTCTTATTGTATATAACAACATGAGCAATTCCATACTAATATAAGCTTTTCCTAATCATATCCCTAAGGAAATGGGGTACAATATGATTGCCCAGCATGATTTTCCCCCTGTTACACATGGAGAGTCATTTAACCCATCCTATTGGACATATGCAACGATTTTAATTGTAAATTAGACTAAAATTGACAATCAGGATCAGCACTTGATACTCACTAATTCCCCGTGGAGCAAAAACTTTGAAGGAGGCCTCAATAGCCTCCTTGTAGTTATCTTCATCAGGTGCAGTCTTTTTAGCTTTGAGAAGATCCTAAAACATTTGGTAGCTGAAATAAATTACATACTGTGAAGCAATTAAAAGAGCACCAAGTAATAGAAAATTGTTAAACCAAGCAGTAAAACCTTGAattcttttttctcttctctggtTGAAGGAAGAGAACCACCAtgattattggcccactctagcGCCATTTTCACAAGAATGACTACATACGGTATGTGCTTGTGGACAACAGGATCCGACACATCTAGATCAATGGTTTCTGCAAACCTATTATTAGTAGATTTGCATCAGAATCTGAAACTAGGAGTACATTGCAACTAAAAACGTACGGAAACTAAGAACTGTAATACATACAACCATGTGCCATTTATAGGCCCAAAAGCAACAAATAGAGATCACTtggatttttttttcaatcaaaagaaaaaaaaattaaatacccAACCCACCCTCTCCCAAATAAAAAACCACACCTCTTCAGCTCAGGCCATGGGTTATTTAACCGAAGGTCGTCTAGAAAATGATCAGGCTTAGATTCAATAATAGTATGTTCCTGCAAGCAACATAACAAACGTTAAAGATTGCATTGCATCCCTAGGATATAAAAGAAAATTCAGACTTCAGATGTCCTGTATTCCATCATACTCTGAAATGAGATTTAATTTAAACTGAAGAGTTTGTTCATTTAAACATCAAGTAATATTTCCTTTCAATCATTAAATCTAGAAAACATCAATGACAACAAAGCTCTAGAGAAACCTTGTTTATCGTTCCCATGTTCTGTGGCACTCCATCTCACTTGTAACAACACCAAAATACAGAACATGTAAAATATAACCGCAAATTACCTTCAAACTAATTCGAACTAACCCCGTTAAACCATAGGAGCGAGCAAAAACCAACATTACATTTGCCTCCCGACAAATTCTATCAAGCTTTATCATCGAATCCTCTACTAGCTGATTGTACAGTGAAAGAAACTCCATTAAGCACACTCATGATTAAAACTGAGTGTAACAGTTAGAAACCACAATTTAAATAAGCATCATATATGAACACTGAGACACTGCACTTTTTAAGTAGAAGggaaaaataaatcaataaataaactAAGGAACTATAAGATATTAAAAATTGTATATTTCTAGGGAAAAATTTGGCTCTTTTTCAGAAATATGTTCTGCTCATTAAAAGCATGTGATGATAATAACCATCACTCCATACCTGAGTAGCCACAACCAAGGTGAACTGAGAAAAAAAAGATGGGTTCGTTTCAATTAGCGCCTCTGGATACTCTTCTATAAACTTGGCCTTAACAGCATCATTAAGCTCTTGAAGAAATGCACACACACATTTTGCCTTTGATTGTCCAACGCACGATTCATCAACTAACAAGAACCAACTAAAATGAGGGCAAACTCAACAGTAACCAAATGCAACACGACACCGTGAAAAACATACCCATAAAGTTATTTCCAAGATCACCAACTTCAATCTTTGACCCATCCACTACAGTGATGCTTCCAACGCCACCAAGTACAAGATTTTTTAGTGTCTCAGAGCCCGTGGGACCACAATTAAGCAGACATATACTGGCTTTCTCAAGGGCCGTCTGCCCCTGTTCACCCCATATTCTGCAATTTTCAATTTCAGATGAAAAATTACAAACCGGCCAAAAATCTAGAAATCCCATTTTGCTTAAGAAAAATCAAGTGTATCATACATTGCAGTATATGCATAAAATACCAAATCTGGAGCTTATGATCAGATATATGTGATACTAACTCCAACCATACACAGAATTTAGCTCAAACTCAGATGTTAGCGACACAGTTACCCAATTATAAGGGTATATATATCTATTCCCTGGATCTGTAAAATACACACACTAACAAAGCAAGCAAACCACATACAAATGCTTGCTTAATCGTTCTTCTCAACCCACCCCTTACATGAAAAATTCATATGAATCAGGAAGTTCAAAACTAATTAATGATCCCCCCCAAAAAAAATATGTCAGCTAAACTGACTACCTAATTAGCTCCAGGCAAAAATTCAACCCTAAGACTCCTAATCATTAACAGGAAAACCCTAACAGTCAATAAACTTTGCTTCGGCCTctaaatttcaagaaaaatactTCAAATTCCCGGaaaaaaaatttttaaaaaatctgTAATTctttgagagaaagagaaagtgCGGAAAGCGCTGTCAAAATAGGAAGAAAAATCTTCATACTCGCTCAGAAGATGTATCGCTTAATAAAAACACATGAAGCCGAAGAGCTGAATGTGGAGAAAATTGATGTCAGATAGTTATGGAGTTAGGGCAAATTAGAAGAATTCTGCAACGAGTAATGTGAACTTAACAttggagggagagagagagagtacctGAGCTGACGATCGTACTTGGTTTTGGGTTCTGCCATTTTCGATTGTGAAGGTGTAGATTTTGGTTGAGTTTCCGTTGGGTCGGGTCAGTCACTGTATATATAAAACTGTGACTAAATAATATGTATGTTCGTCGTTTTCCTAAACTTCGCTTCTTAGCTACGCTGATAGTAGTGCTAGCTTCTTGGGGCCAGACCAGATTTAAGTGAAACTAATATACTCATaaggaaaagaccaaaatacccaaAAATTTAAAGGAGACTCAACTTACAaacttgaaattatatttttgaaaatgaaaTTTATTCAATATCTAAAAACAAATATGtatctaaaaatataaaaaagagaTTGATTTGTAAGATTTTAAGAAACAATAATTTGGAATCaaagaaaaaatgatttttttatttttgattttatAACACAAAATTATAATACTAATTCGTGTAGATCccattattttcaagtttttaaaataataaaattagattTCCATACTCTACCCATCACACCCTTGTCCATCTAAATCATTTCAAGTAGAGAAAGAACCAAACTTCAACCCTCCTAataggggtgttcattggatgaCATCCAATGTTTTTAAGTCTATCTgatccgatccaatcatccaattggatgttggatttttggaaccgatccgatccaatcatctTGAACCAACCGATCTGATCCGATCCAATGGATGATTGGATCGGTTCGGTTCCATCCATTGGATGCATCCATTGGTTATCCGTTGGATCAGATCGGATCCATCCGATCTTTCAAAACCTTTATTTAGactgatttttttaaaaatatatattatttcaattataaaaacactaattactcatccaaataataaaaatatttaattgtaatgtTTAGTTTAGGATTTTTTTAATCATCCCATGTGTGCAAGCCTATACTAAGCTACAGTGAGGTATTGGATGTAATTGGATGGAAATTGGATGTTCGGTCGGTTTTTATTGGATCGGATATTTTCTGCACACCCCCGCGTCCTAGTATCATGGTTGAGTAACTTGGAAACTCTTTAGTATCATGGTGTAACTTGGAAACTCTTTATTTTGGTTTATACTTCAAATTTCAAAAGGGTGAACCTGAACATGCCCAAGTTGAGCTACAATTAATGCACAATCATTAGTTCACGCGGTTGGACTGTTAAGAGAGTAAGCTCAAATCAGTATTTTTATCTCGGCATAGATTGAGCTCCACTCTTCTACTCACTTAACTGTTCAAATTGGAAGACTCATCACAATGGATATTCAGCGACTGATAGAAGTACATGTGAATTAAGTTCTATTAGACCCACGTATATTAGTATGATGATCTCTTTTAACATTTTATCAAGATACAAAAGCACATTAGTAGGCCTTGTGACAATCACCGATAATAATCAACTGTTATAATACCCAAAAgcaagttttttttttgtcaaatttaAGTTTTAATATAACTgtattcttctctctctctctgtctctctctttcCTGAGAATGgtgttcttatcttgatggtgaGTGAGTTTGtagctaaaaaaaaaaactaaaaacaaatcGAAAAAAGAAAGCCATCGATTCTTGCTAAGTTATATGTTTTCAAATTAAAACTCATTGTCCCAACAGCCATactcttaaataaaataaaataaaaatgacgaAGACAATTCCTAAACACTCAAATAATCATTAAACAATGTAGCTAAAATTACCAGAAAAAGGTAGGGAAATTGGTGGAGCAGATGCTTTAAACTTTACCAATCTACAAACGAGCAACGTAGGAATTGGAGAGAGTAACATATCTGACCCATATGTATGGATTGTATCTCCCAGACTTCTTTGCTACCTGCAAGTACTTCACCTGAAGCTTTGAAGCATTGTACATTGGTATGGTAAATGTCATGCTAACAGGACCAGATTCTTTTGTTATATTACCATGTGATTCTTGTGAAAGTGTTAGCCTTGCCTTCAGTGTATGTTCCGACCCACCAACAATCTTTTTTAAATTCCATTCAAGTTTCTTACCAGCTTCCTTGAACTCTGTACTCTGTCCGACAGCTCCAGTTTCCAACTCAAAACTTGCTCTCATGGTATGTTTAGGTAGTGGCATCTGTATAGAAATAGTGTTTGCTGTAATGCTAGAGGGAAACTCTGCATGTACTTTCAGAATCATCTCAGCCTTAAGGGCTCCTGCTTCTTCAATCAAAGCATTGATACGAAAAGGAGGCTTGAATTCCTGCTGGGCCATACGATAATTCATAACAGGAAACTCACCATCAGGAGGAACCAAGGACAAAGTTTTTTCAGCCTCAAAACTATCAAGACGTACAGATTCATGAAAATTACAGTCATACACTGATCTCCCACCTCTCCCTATGCATAGGTCGTCATTAAGTGCTAACCTGATTTCTGGGTTTCCAGTAAGATAACTTTTCAGCTGAATTGTGCCATCAATTTCTGAGGTCAGTATGTATCCACTAGAGCTAAAAGTGATGCTGATCTTCTCAATTACATCAACAAAAATTTCCTCCCTCTTTACACCACCGGGGTCACTTGCAACAACAGATTTTGTGACAGCAATCCCTGGCAAACTCAGGGCAGCAGGACCAAGAAGAGGCGACAAATGTGCAGAAGGAACAAGAATTGGCTCATTGAATACATAGGACTTCAAAACCTGAGTTGATGTGGTTTGAACATAGCCAAAATCAATGACTTCATCAAGCAACTCGTACACGAGGACAAAATTTCTCCTTAGAGAATCTTCATTGAGAACTCCGAGGTAATCTTTGATGACACGGGCAATTCTTTGTAAGATCTCGAAGACGAAAGAAGGGGACAAATTAGTTCTTGTTGTTGCAACAAACAATAATCCCATTACCTTGACGTGAAAGTAGTTGACACCGCCGACGTTGAAGACAGGGGGTGCTTCCTCTTGCCCATCTTCTTTCCAAAACTTCACTTTGCGGAAGAATATCTCCGCCCTCTCTTTCTCTGCTTCACCTCGATAGTCGCGAAACACGATCTTATCGCCTCGCTGAGATAGCACGAACAACTGCGAGATCATGGCTATGGCTATGGCTCCTTCCTTCGTCTCTGCTTTTTTGCTCGATCCAACTCACTTGAGAATTTATTGTGatgtttaaattttaataattgaaataattatttacaaaattactcaaatatacataaataaattatgttcaattaatttataatattattttttataataaatttaaattaatctataaaaaaaatatcttttctttttatatttaactTTAAACTTTTAATTACTCTTCAAAGATACATTTGCattgaatttaaatattaaaataatttaattaaaaatttaaacattattaaaaaataatagaatGGCCCGCTTGAACGGGTTCAACAGATTTTGGTTAGTTACACGGGATTTCGAAATTGGAGGATAAAAACTCTCCAATCTACCTATTGACTCCTAAAAAGAACACCAAATCAAAGTTAAACCCAAATTTAGTGTCACTTTTGAAGTTTGATCGACCCTAACATAGTCCAGCTAGTACTTGAAAACTCTTTAAAATAGTTAGTGTCATCTGTTTTATGCAATTTTTTCCGACAATATCGATATAATTAGGTTTTAATAAATCGTAAATCACAGGTCCACATTTTGAAAATAATAGTTTAGTGTCTGACAAGAAAAATTACTTTAAGATGAATTCTTTAGTGATTATTAACTTTTATTCATCTACAAGGTTAACCTCCTTTAAGGTATATCTGCTTCAaagtttatattttgtttttctgGCTTAAGTTCATCGAAGTATACTTTCAAATTTCAAAAGGCTGAACCTCAACATGCCTAAGTTGAGCTACAATTAATGATCAATCAATAGTTCACACGGCTGGACTGTTTAGAACTATTGATGGAGCACGGCATAGATTGAGCTCCACCCTTCTAGTCATTTTCACTGTTCAAATTAGAAAACTCATCGCAATGGATATTGGAGCAAAGCCCAAAATCAAATACAATTTGATTACAAAATGGAAAAAAATTATAAACGTCATTTATATGTAAAGAGACCAGTGGTAATAAGCACCCCAATTAATACACAGCAACTAATAGAAGTACTTGTGAATTAAGTTCAATTAGACCTACTTTATTAGTACGGTGATCTCTTTTAACATTATTCAAAATATAAAAGCACATTAGTAGGACCTTGCGACAGTCACTGATATCATAATCACCAAAATACCCCAAAAGTAAGGTAGTGTCATTGATGCACCTATCGTTATGATTGTCTTTCTTCTTAAACTGTttcaatcaaatccataaatcTTAAAAGCCATTCACCTTCGGTTACAAACCTCTAAACATCCAAACTCGGAACTTCTTTCAAGCCAACTACTGTAGGAAGTTTGTCACTGAGCTGGAACCATGCACACTTATTATCAGAGGCTCTAATTGATGGCATTATCCAAACTGCTGCTGAAAAGAAAAGCTGAAAGAGAAAACGCATCaaagttttctaaaaaataatcaATGGCCAACAATGAAGCACGTCAAATTTGGAAAATCATAACTGGGAGATGCTATCATCATACTCAGATTAATCAAAAAAGAAGTTCCAGCTCTAAATGCGAGCCTTTCCACAAAGTATTGCGAAAGCAAGAGTACAAAGATTGCATGGGCAGTTTGTTAAAGCATTCATCAATACATAAATTCAAGTGAAAGAATTCAAACACATGCCATTGTaagaacaaaaattaaaatatctaatgatataccaaagactaataagaagaaaaagaaaaagaactttGACAGGACAATTCATTGGCCATTCAAAATTAGTTCCATCTCCTTAAAAAGCATGTGGTAGTTCATTGCATTAAATTAGCATTAATACCAGCTAATTAAGTAGCTTCCCAGAAAGACCTTCCACCATTTTAAAGAATAGGAGTCTGCATCAGAATAGTAGCATGTAGCTTCTGAAATGACAATACTAGTTTGGTAGAATCAGCAGTCCAACTGTCCAGGAAAACACAGCCTAGTTCTAtcctaaaaaaattatttctcaCAATTAAACCTAAAAAGATTTGGCCAAAGATGCACGATTAATAACTACTGTAAATGACCATTATGAAAGCATAAAATACTTCCCATGTCACATAATATCTATCAAAACGCATAGAACAATCACTACACTGAATAATAGATTAATAATCTTAACCATCACAACAAACTCAAAACCTGTATGTAACCATGGCACTTACATTGAGAATCATTTATAAACATACCTGGTGATGACAACCCGAGAGGAAGCTGCAAAACAAACAAGTGCATAGCAAAAAAAAGTGAAACCTTAATCGCTGGTAAAATGTTAGTATTACTAAGATGACAGCGCTTCTGTACATTGTTGTTTAGTAGTTCAACATCATATAAACAAGAACTTGGGCAATCATAATGACGAATTGGTGGACGGGTAACACTAGAATCAATCTGAAATGAAGTGAACCTGAACCACAATCATATCACAAAGTACCAATTCACAGAATAATATGTAATATTTCTCCTTGCAATATGGAATTAAATAATGCGTCTACTTTGGCATAGTACAGCTGCCAAGATATTCTCTTTTAGCCTGAAGATTATACTGAACCCTTTAAGGTTTAGAAGTCACAAAGACAAGGCCTTTTGCAAAGATTAGCAACCAAGAATTCAGTCAAAGAATTAAACAGTGACCTAATAGTTTTATTACGTTCACGGAAATTAATGCATTCAGATTTTGTAAAAACACTATGAACCACAATCAATCTCGGACTCAAATATAAGCATTTCAAGCTTTCCTTCATTAAAGGCAGAAACTAAATTACTGGTAACCGACAAACAAAAATTCTCAACACAATAGATCTGTAAGGTAAATCTCTGATTTTATTATTGATCTTAGTTCTATCAAAGAAAATTTTCCACATTTAGCGTTGGAGAAGTAACATCAAGTACGGATAGAAATTAATCTACAAGGATCGAAGagagaaataaaaaaagaaaaatatataaagaaaacTTCACAGAATCAACAGGTTCAATCAATGTGCAGCAATATCACTACTACTGAAAACGTCGATTATCGGATCAGCCACATCAAGAACGGGGCTAGACGGATTTTGACTTGGAAACAAAACCGACTTAGAAGCAACAAGCTTCTTCCTCTGAGGACATCTAGGTCCGAACATTCTTCCGGAGAAGCAAGGGAATCCATCCATGGCAATTACCGGCGATTGAACGGGTGTCGACGACGGCGACGAAGGAGGAGATGGACGGATCTGAGCAATTGAGAGAAAGCGATGCGATCTAGCACTGATTCGCGAGTCTCTTATTTGAGCTAGAGCACCAGGCTTGAGGTACTTGAGAAACGGCTCAGCCTGGCTCGGAGAAGATCGGTGAAGAGAGCGTGTCCTACGATTCATGGCGACGAGGACTAATAAACTGAATTCTGCAGTGAAAGATGAGAGAGGGAGAGACGAAGACGAAGACAAATTAGggttagagagagagggagtgagAGAAATGGGTTTTGAGGGTTCTTAAGAAGAGAAGTATAGGCGGGAAGATGTGGAGGGAGAAATTATTAAGCAAATGGGTTTCAAAACCATGGATTGCGTGTGTGTGTGGCGCGGGATCTTCTGTCAGCAGTGGTAGTAGCAGCAGCCTAGTAGGGCTTGACTTGTCGACCTTTTGTGTTATTGGGCTTTTCTGTTTTGGGCCCGGTGGGCCGAGTGACATGAAATAATACAGTGACACGTGGCAGTGTGAGGCTGTTTTGGGGTTGAAGTCTGGTGTACACGTACGTGTGCCAGTGTGTTGATGTGTGTCTAGGGAGATCTGCACCGTTGGATTAAAATTTGTAGGACGCTGATTGGTGCAGGGCGTAGTTCATGGATACGTCCTATCCATTCACTCTTATTTTGTCTTCTTTACAAAAATCTTCCTGAAATTGGCGCTTCGCAAACGATAGCCCGCCCGCCCGCCCTTTTTGAAGATGCACCAAATTTCACTACTTTTTGGTTGTAAAAGTTTAAGATTAGGATGTCAAGAGTAAATATCAAACTTCTACTCGTTTTAGGAACCgcacaaaaaataaattaatagctaTTTTTAAAGCAAATTGTACAATAACACGAAGGACTAATGTAAAATGATGTTAAATATTATTTTGGACCTGGTTTACTAAAGTTTTTGATtgcatattttgttaaataataatttagaCTCTATATTTgcaaaatagaataaaataatatcTTGAGTCCGATTTtagtcaaattttttttaaatatgaccaaaatacctccaacttttaatttgaatttgatattaatttgatttaatgtattttgtattttcgaaataaataaaaaatattttaaaacacaaattaataaaaaattgaaataaaaaactaaaacaagttacccaaagaaaaattaaaaaacttcACGACTCCCCGTCTTTTCGTCTTCCTCACGCAAACGAAGAAAAGTTGTTGGCCACCATTGTCGACGAAGAAGCTTCTGATCAGAGATTTGTTCTCTGTGCATTTCGCCTTGAAGGAGTCGACCGTATAAGATTAAAGGCCACTCGAAAGGTATGTCCTTCCTCCATCAAgctacagttttttttttttttttttatctttcaaGCTACGGTTATGCATATTGATCGtcctttggtttttttttctttgaaaattttatttccTTTCGTTTTGCTTGTATTTTCATCTGTGGGTGTGGGAACAAATCGTCCTTGGATGGTTTTTTGCTCTTTATTTAGAGTTTTGAGTATTTTGGAAAGTTACTGATGTTTTCTTGGTGTGCAATCTTCAAGTTTTGATTTTTGACAAAATTGTACTAGAAATAAGACTTTGAATGTaaggtttgatttttttttttctgttaagGTTTTCTATTTGGTCACTGTTATATTGTTGTTGGTTGGTGTGGGTTCTAATTACATTTTTAGTCATTGATGGAGTAATGTGTTTGTTTTTTGATAACAAATGTGAAAAATGTGTTATCATTAGTTACAAATATTGAATGAGGGCAAGCACCTCAAACCTTTCAAGGTGGATTCAAAAACATACAACTTGATGGGGCTGCATAAGCACCTGTATCATGATTTGGCTATTAATCTTCAACAATTGAGAGGAAATTCTATTTGTTTCCAGATTTTAGCTGAAATTGGAGGGGAGTTTATGTTAGATATTTCTGATGATAGAGATATGATGACTATGTTTAATATGAATGTTCTTGTGGACTGTATAAAGTTATATGTGACCATGGTAGAAGCACAAGCATTGCAAGTGATGGAGGAAGTAGTTGACATTGGTGTATCTGATGATGACTCCGTGGAGGTAATAGATGCTCCAACTAGCCCTGTAGCTACTACATGTGCCCCTGCCCCTGTAGTAGTCGATTCAACTGTCTCTGTAGCTGGTACAAGTGCCCCTGCCCCTGTGGTAGCCGCTTCAAAGCCTACAAGAAAGAAAATGTTGGCTACAAAAACTAGTTGTCATCCTCCTCGATGGTTTCAAATTGTTAAGGAATCTTAAATTGATAAGAATGAAACACCTATTGCTGGAGTGAATGACAATTTAGATGCAATTGGAATTGAAGAGTGTGTCATGTCAAATCTTGCTTTTGAAAATGTTGCAACCAGCAAAGAAGATCCAGCCACTGATTCTAAAATGGCCCCTGATGCTGCCACATTCCCTAATGCATCAACCACCCCTGATTCTCCAATGTGTGTTCACCCTACAAGTAACTAAATTTAGTAATTGTGGTTATGCTTTTTTAACTTAAGTGATTTGGTCTTTTTAATTCAATTATGTTTGTTTTCAGG
It encodes the following:
- the LOC133817575 gene encoding NEDD8-activating enzyme E1 regulatory subunit AXR1-like; translated protein: MAEPKTKYDRQLRIWGEQGQTALEKASICLLNCGPTGSETLKNLVLGGVGSITVVDGSKIEVGDLGNNFMVDESCVGQSKAKCVCAFLQELNDAVKAKFIEEYPEALIETNPSFFSQFTLVVATQLVEDSMIKLDRICREANVMLVFARSYGLTGLVRISLKEHTIIESKPDHFLDDLRLNNPWPELKRFAETIDLDVSDPVVHKHIPYVVILVKMALEWANNHGGSLPSTREEKKEFKDLLKAKKTAPDEDNYKEAIEASFKVFAPRGISSDLRQIIDDKSAEVDINSLDFWVMVAALKEFIKNEGGGEAPLEGSIPDMTSSTECYVNLQNIYLAKAEADFLAIEQRVRNILKKIGKDPNSISKAIIKSFCKNARKLRICRYRLIEDEFNSPLLSELQKYITDEDYSVAVGFYILLRAVDRFAANYNSFPGQFDGAMDEDISRLKTTAVGLLGDLGCNGLTLTEDLISEMCRYGAAELHAVAAFIGGIASQEVIKLITRQFIPMCGTFIFNGIDHKSQLLLL
- the LOC133817576 gene encoding AP-4 complex subunit mu-like — protein: MISQLFVLSQRGDKIVFRDYRGEAEKERAEIFFRKVKFWKEDGQEEAPPVFNVGGVNYFHVKVMGLLFVATTRTNLSPSFVFEILQRIARVIKDYLGVLNEDSLRRNFVLVYELLDEVIDFGYVQTTSTQVLKSYVFNEPILVPSAHLSPLLGPAALSLPGIAVTKSVVASDPGGVKREEIFVDVIEKISITFSSSGYILTSEIDGTIQLKSYLTGNPEIRLALNDDLCIGRGGRSVYDCNFHESVRLDSFEAEKTLSLVPPDGEFPVMNYRMAQQEFKPPFRINALIEEAGALKAEMILKVHAEFPSSITANTISIQMPLPKHTMRASFELETGAVGQSTEFKEAGKKLEWNLKKIVGGSEHTLKARLTLSQESHGNITKESGPVSMTFTIPMYNASKLQVKYLQVAKKSGRYNPYIWVRYVTLSNSYVARL
- the LOC133817578 gene encoding uncharacterized protein LOC133817578, with protein sequence MNRRTRSLHRSSPSQAEPFLKYLKPGALAQIRDSRISARSHRFLSIAQIRPSPPSSPSSTPVQSPVIAMDGFPCFSGRMFGPRCPQRKKLVASKSVLFPSQNPSSPVLDVADPIIDVFSSSDIAAH